A window of Erpetoichthys calabaricus chromosome 12, fErpCal1.3, whole genome shotgun sequence contains these coding sequences:
- the srrm2 gene encoding serine/arginine repetitive matrix protein 2 isoform X8 — MYNGIGLATPRGSGTNGYVQRNLSSLRPKRSRQDTRASEDLEKLESLLIRAPNRDILEHERKRKVELKCAELQDMMEEQGYSPEEIEEKVATFRLMLQEKEEPLVEEPAPGERPTATETHQMAAANQVKNDRLREAFGIGQDYVDGSSFDPARRAREREKREEEKSKQYSIIPEESESSPSPERSKKKKGSGERKGKDSSESCSPSPRKSKKTSRKKKKQRSSSEHKHKKHRSRSQSTKKRSKDEKEKKKRGRSESPASSKQHRRRKRRSSSSSSSSSSSSSSSSSSSSSSSSSHHSKSPARLEEKRSRQSVSPQRGRKARNHENGSPAASDSREASPDRRDRRGIKDNAKHKTGSPSIRSGRNERGDQKAGSPNHRRGTPERDSRASRGGYSEKSSLRHDRGSSPKYRRGNSTEKRERSPRNRRGSPVRSNRRSAERSTRGDRRGSPERSARRASPERSTRGDRRGSPERSTRGERRGSQERTYRRDRSGSRDSDRKSSPEKTRRANRQDSPGRSDRISSLDRSNRATRNEKRSSAERERGDRVSPGKSGVKEKLGMPDRDVKKSSLERTDRKCGYDGSPHLSDKCLDQEKRRSSVSSPSPSRSPKTSDRSPVHNKMVDNASSVLVKEKDEQVAQTNSPSEEVSSYSLPEISSTASRNSEPLEEGEIGADEEMEQEEPTSTTAGVGKPLGATPDLNGHKQENQENACQSAADGKENGDTFSSVSKWSNSKSPEAQSTVNTATEMAAEHAADVTVENGSLAHMQDRDSEKVAKVEVNSTKKKSGSSSSSSSGSSSSSSGSSSSSSDSSSESSSSSSNSSSDDDSSSSSDSEGDSSSSSSSSSSSSSSATEKKKKVAKKKNSSDSAGDKKGLLLTSPDQADAYKTVQRKDDEQSKVVHPNVEQNVKASDETLVDSTCVLAQKWEVPLPAAVDPTRSKEDGVAIGTSHVQTVSQSVRTDKDQCLVSKSSPLDPERMSKILPAELEKTLPNVSNSVSPKQKAPSPTSSAYSSDEETNCIPLESIAGGQREGASRPSTRYSPSRRSDSSSSPPAADRSESLTKDRNVLDTRWDSSASTHKATSASRSGERYSPTQHSTTSSSSSSPSPLRERSQVPSDNHSRSSLSSRGKQSPKTVPRSNEKYSPTMREDSDSSPSPVRERSQILAAKHNWSSAGTQGRQSPKQIPRASDRFSPAKQSITSHSPLRERGQPQPPLGRGRQSPKSVPRVSERYSPAKPTGTSSSRSPVRERSHPSSDRSTLSARANQSPKVAMRPNERYSPSREVSTSFCRSPVRERSHTSSDRSTISTKGRQSPTSYLRPNERQSPNRHRSASSRSPAGERSRTSSDRSTVNIRGRQSPKAYPRSSERHSPAQKRKAAAASPSVSPPRERNPPSSGSWERYTPSDHGRQPQKAASRPSEKYSPTARDSDSSPSPIRDKGSLPMEKYDRSSAGSQGKHTTKNILRQSEKYSPTRRDSDSSPTPERRHSSPESYGRGSATARRRPSPKSISKTSERRSPNKQRAVSRSPVREKGHHSSDSQDRSTANPRGRQSPKTGFRPSETYSPTMRDSDSSASPVRDWHKTTTSLHGNEEKRVSSATRTSRSSRHHDSSPVRASTLSTATRGRSKSPQKQPAIRREDTPPRTKETQRYSPTSKCSSSSSSSASPTREMTKNSSEASRNRKSPLNVHTKSRGRYLADARDAESPSPSPERGKSLTPPTSKSQPIRRSPVDSPSSRRTSSRYSPVATGRDSFHPSSPARGEGRWKSADNDLDGRRERSPLRKYEVSHSRRQEDRSASPRRTRSTLSPATYRDKSPVKGQSRKPPCHSDEAYPDPPRSYSTAIRRERSPLPGVSESFSRRHAASSPSPDRERTRSPPVQYKPSNSSAIRRECSPPASGRRRETSPFKRSRRSRSFSQSPVRERNRASPRTHSYYSSSSSRRDSVPSKLSPSRRKPYESSPSRRARQPSPQRPRNRSRSPASPVYSRRKAESPIIRRERSSGNRNYSPSSYTRRGDRERRRDSPPPRVARRRSPSLSRSRSQSPIASRRQPMSPRGRSPANSHQRTTSSSRSSASKRSHSQSRNQTRPTQEQSRRSPERAVGKDAPSWRRNRSREQEASPKKPAEKLTTSAVQAARVGRPLERKSRSSSSSSSSSSSSSSSSSSSSSSSSSSSAGSPSPKRIALESGSTKPKVTQRSRSRSTPSQAESRKVQTSCSPTRSAAKRGDNRSRSRSRSLSREVQSTSKPHKVTAKQTAMSNLPEAKQLDSRSPRSTRQKSSPPLSPSPSRSHSRTPTRFRGQTTVPSPPAHGSSSRSTSKTPSVSQMVPHSHSRSPDKRASSSRSVTPRSGQVQRGLERGDQAKLHFTSPKKASKSETSCRPPSQNQNLGSRSPRDCSHSKSPERSENSKQRGSKISPSPKGQVPLNLSPSSGKIPPQTRSRSASRSRNVAHEKELESKDGTHKDDNQLTKTQRKRSESSSSSSSSSSSSSSSSSDSSTSKTSPQTTAVAIHRYEEGRKQRSSSSSSSDSSSSSSSSSSSSSSSSSSESEEPTVPPANESQKKSPRKPADSLRDSRSLSYSPPSHRKRPIPVIAPFRDQRSPSRSPSRKRRRDSSERRHMDRRQRSP; from the exons ATGTACAATGGGATTGGACTGGCCACCCCGCGTGGTAGCGGGACAAATGGCTATGTCCAGCGCAACTTGTCATCTCTGCGTCCTAAACGCAGCCGCCAGGACACACGTGCCAGTGAGGACCTGGAGAAGCTGGAATCGCTGCTCATCCGTGCTCCCAACCGGGACATTCTGGAGCATGAGCGGAAGAGGAAGGTGGAATTGAAATGTGCAGAACTTCAGGACATGATGGAGGAGCAGGG GTACTCGCCTGAAGAGATTGAAGAGAAGGTTGCCACCTTCCGCCTCATGCTTCAGGAAAAGGAGGAACCACTGGTGGAAGAGCCAGCACCCGGAGAGAGACCAAC GGCAACTGAAACCCATCAGATGGcagcagccaaccaagtgaagaaTGATCGTCTGCGAGAGGCCTTCGGAATTGGGCAGGACTATGTGGATGGGAGCTCATTTGATCCTGCTCGCCGTGCACGGGAACGAGAGaaaagggaagaggagaagagcaAGCAGTATAG CATTATCCCAGAAGAGTCGGAGAGTTCTCCGTCACCCGAACGCTCCAAGAAAAAGAAGGGATCTGGAGAGAGGAAGGGCAAAGACAG CTCCGAGAGCTGCTCTCCGTCCCCCAGGAAGTCAAAAAAgacatccagaaaaaaaaagaaacaaag ATCAAGTTCTGAGCACAAGCACAAAAAGCACAG GTCTCGCAGCCAGAGTACCAAGAAACGATCAAaagatgagaaagagaaaaagaagag AGGACGCAGTGAGTCACCAGCATCATCCAAGCAGcacagaaggaggaagaggaggagcagCTCCTCCTCAAGtagttcctcctcctcctcatcctcttcctcctcttcttcttcctcgtcATCCTCTTCCCATCACAG CAAGTCTCCAGCAAGGTTAGAAGAAAAAAGAAGCCGGCAATCAGTTTCACCCCAGCGAGGCAGAAAGGCAAGGAACCATGAGAATGGTAGCCCTGCTGCTTCAGACAGCAGAGAG GCTTCTCCAGACAGGAGAGATCGCAGAGGCATCAAGGATAATGCAAAACATAAAACTGGGTCTCCCTCAATAagaagtggcagaaatgaaagaGGAGACCAAAAAGCTGGGTCTCCAAATCACAGGAGAGGCACCCCAGAGCGAGATTCAAGAGCATCCCGAGGTGGTTATTCTGAAAAGAGTTCACTGAGACATGATAGAGGCAGCTCACCAAAATACAGGAGAGGAAATtctacagagaaaagagaaagatcCCCTCGTAACAGAAGGGGCTCTCCAGTAAGGTCCAATCGTCGATCAGCAGAAAGGTCTACTCGAGGAGATAGGAGAGGGTCCCCAGAAAGGTCTGCGAGAAGGGCATCCCCTGAAAGGTCCACCCGGGGCGACAGGAGAGGCTCCCCAGAAAG GTCAACCCGGGGTGAAAGGAGGGGCTCACAGGAGAGAACATATAGAAGAGATCGAAGTGGTTCACGTGACAGTGATAGGAAAAGTTCTCCAGAAAAAACTCGCAGAGCAAACAGACAAGACTCACCTGGAAGATCTGACAGGATAAGCTCCCTAGACAGGTCCAACAGAGCAACAAGAAATGAAAAGAGGAGCTCAGCTGAACGGGAGAGAGGCGATAGGGTTTCGCCAGGGAAATCAGGGGTGAAAGAGAAACTGGGCATGCCTGATAGAGATGTGAAGAAATCATCTTTGGAAAGGACTGACAGAAAGTGTGGATATGATGGCTCTCCTCACTTATCAGACAAATGTTTGGATCAAGAGAAAAGACGATCTTCTGTTTCTTCTCCTTCACCGTCTCGATCACCTAAAACAAGTGACAGATCACCAGTTCACAATAAAATGGTAGATAATGCAAGTTCAGTTCTTGTTAAAGAGAAAGATGAACAAGTGGCACAGACTAACAGCCCTTCTGAAGAAGTTAGTTCCTATTCACTTCCAGAAATTTCAAGTACTGCTTCCAGAAACTCTGAACCATTGGAAGAGGGTGAGATTGGGGCAGATGAGGAGATGGAGCAAGAAGAGCCAACAAGCACTACAGCTGGAGTTGGAAAGCCTCTTGGTGCTACTCCAGACCTGAATGGTCACAAGCAAGAAAACCAGGAGAATGCTTGTCAGTCTGCAGCAGATGGTAAAGAAAATGGTGACACCTTCAGCAGTGTTTCCAAATGGAGTAATTCCAAGAGCCCAGAGGCCCAAAGCACTGTGAACACAGCAACTGAAATGGCAGCTGAACATGCTGCAGATGTAACGGTTGAAAATGGCAGCTTGGCACACATGCAGGATAGAGATTCAGAAAAAGTTGCTAAAGTGGAGGTGAACAGCACCAAGAAGAAAAGTGGCAGCTCATCCTCCAGCTCCAGTGGGAGCTCCTCAAGTTCCAGTGGCagttcctcctcttcctctgacTCTTCTAGTGAGAGCAGTAGTTCCTCATCAAACTCGTCCTCTGACGATGACTCCTCCTCTTCATCTGATTCTGAAGGTGACTCCtcatcatcctcttcctcctcctcctcctcttcatcctctgctacagagaagaaaaagaaggtagcaaagaaaaaaaacagtagtgATTCAGCTGGTGACAAAAAAGGTTTACTGCTTACATCTCCGGACCAAGCAGATGCATACAAAACAGTACAAAGAAAAGATGATGAGCAGAGCAAGGTAGTGCATCCCAATGTAGAACAGAATGTTAAAGCATCAGATGAGACTCTTGTTGATTCTACCTGTGTCCTGGCACAAAAATGGGAGGTGCCTCTACCTGCTGCAGTTGACCCAACACGGAGCAAAGAAGATGGTGTGGCCATTGGTACATCTCATGTCCAGACTGTTTCACAGTCAGTAAGAACTGATAAAGATCAGTGTTTAGTGAGTAAGAGTTCCCCATTAGATCCAGAGAGAATGAGTAAGATCTTACCAGCAGAGCTTGAGAAGACATTACCAAATGTGTCTAATTCTGTATCCCCAAAGCAAAAAGCTCCTTCTCCCACGAGTTCAGCATACTCCTCTGATGAAGAAACCAACTGCATACCGTTGGAGAGCATTGCTGGTGGACAAAGAGAGGGTGCTTCTAGACCGAGCACAAGATATTCTCCTTCAAGAAGATCAGATTCTTCATCATCTCCTCCAGCTGCAGACAGGAGTGAGTCTCTCACAAAAGATAGAAATGTGCTTGATACAAGATGGGATAGTTCAGCTAGTACTCATAAGGCTACATCTGCTTCCAGATCTGGTGAGCGATACTCCCCCACTCAGCACAgtaccacctcctcctcctcttcttctccatcTCCGTTGAGGGAAAGGAGCCAGGTTCCTTCAGACAACCATAGCAGAAGCTCACTTAGTAGCAGGGGGAAACAGTCCCCTAAAACGGTTCCAAGATCCAATGAAAAGTACTCTCCAACAATGAGGGAAGACAGTGATTCTTCACCCTCACCAGTGAGAGAGAGAAGCCAGATATTGGCAGCAAAACATAACTGGAGCAGTGCTGGAACACAAGGAAGGCAGTCTCCAAAGCAGATTCCAAGGGCAAGTGACAGGTTCTCACCAGCTAAGCAAAGCATTACCTCCCATTCTCCTTTGAGAGAGCGAGGCCAGCCGCAGCCGCCTTTGGGTCGTGGAAGGCAGTCTCCAAAGTCAGTCCCCAGAGTAAGTGAGAGGTACTCCCCAGCTAAGCCAACTGGCACATCTTCCTCTCGGTCTCCTGTTAGAGAGAGGAGCCATCCATCTTCAGACAGGAGCACATTGAGTGCTCGAGCAAACCAGTCCCCAAAGGTAGCCATGAGGCCAAATGAGCGGTATTCCCCAAGTAGGGAGGTGAGTACTTCCTTCTGCCGGTCACCTGTAAGGGAGCGAAGCCATACATCCTCAGACCGAAGTACAATTAGCACCAAAGGTAGACAGTCCCCTACATCATACTTAAGACCAAACGAAAGACAGTCGCCAAATAGACATAGGTCAGCTTCATCTCGGTCCCCAGCTGGAGAAAGAAGTCGCACATCTTCTGACAGGAGCACAGTGAATATTCGAGGGAGGCAGTCTCCAAAAGCATATCCAAGATCAAGTGAAAGGCACTCCCCAGCTCAAAAGAGAAAGGCTGCTGCTGCTTCTCCTTCTGTCTCTCCTCCCAGAGAGAGGAATCCGCCATCTTCAGGCAGCTGGGAAAGGTACACACCAAGTGATCATGGAAGGCAGCCCCAAAAAGCAGCCTCAAGACCTAGTGAAAAATATTCTCCAACTGCAAGGGACAGTGATTCCTCACCTTCTCCTATTAGAGATAAAGGCAGTCTCCCAATGGAGAAGTATGACAGGAGTAGTGCAGGGTCCCAAGGAAAGCATACCACAAAGAACATACTAAGGCAAAGTGAAAAGTACTCTCCAACTAGAAGAGACAGTGATTCGTCCCCTACTCCAGAAAGAAGGCATTCATCCCCAGAAAGCTATGGCAGAGGTTCTGCAACTGCCAGAAGAAGACCGTCCCCTAAAAGCATTAGCAAAACCAGTGAAAGACGATCACCAAATAAGCAAAGAGCTGTTTCACGGTCTCCTGTGAGAGAGAAGGGCCATCACTCTTCAGACAGCCAAGACAGAAGCACAGCAAATCCCAGAGGAAGGCAGTCTCCTAAAACAGGCTTTAGACCAAGTGAGACGTATTCACCAACAATGAGGGATAGTGATTCTTCTGCTTCACCAGTTCGAGACTGGCATAAAACAACTACCAGTTTGCATGGTAATGAGGAAAAAAGAGTCTCGTCTGCAACTCGAACTTCTCGCTCATCAAGACATCATGATTCCTCTCCTGTGAGAGCTTCCACTTTAAGCACAGCAACCAGAGGAAGGAGCAAATCGCCCCAGAAGCAGCCAGCCATCCGCAGGGAGGATACCCCACCGAGAACTAAGGAAACCCAGCGATACTCTCCTACGTCCAAGTGTAGtagctcctcttcctcctctgctTCTCCTACTAGAGAGATGACAAAGAACTCTTCTGAAGCATCGAGGAATAGAAAGTCACCCTTGAATGTACATACCAAGTCAAGAGGCCGTTACTTGGCTGACGCAAGGGATGCTGAATCTCCCTCACCGTCACCAGAACGTGGGAAAAGTCTAACGCCTCCAACTTCCAAATCGCAGCCCATCAGGAGATCTCCAGTTGACTCTCCTAGCTCTCGTAGAACCAGTAGTCGGTACTCTCCAGTAGCAACAGGAAGAGATTCTTTTCACCCATCTTCCCCTGCTCGAGGAGAAGGTCGATGGAAATCTGCAGATAATGATCTGGATGGAAGAAGGGAGAGATCACCTCTTCGAAAGTATGAAGTTTCTCATTCTAGGAGACAGGAGGATCGTTCCGCATCACCAAGAAGAACCAGATCAACACTATCTCCTGCAACATACCGGGACAAGTCACCtgtgaaagggcagagcaggaaaCCGCCATGCCACTCTGATGAGGCATACCCTGACCCACCCAGAAGCTACAGTACTGCAATTCGAAGAGAACGATCACCACTCCCGGGAGTGTCTGAATCCTTTTCCAGAAGGCATGCTGCTTCGTCTCCATCACCAGATAGAGAGAGGACTAGGTCTCCTCCAGTCCAGTACAAACCCAGCAACTCTTCTGCAATCAGGAGGGAATGTTCCCCCCCAGCAAGTGGAAGACGTAGGGAGACTTCACCATTTAAAAGAAGCAGGAGGTCACGGTCTTTCTCTCAGTCCCCTGTTAGGGAAAGGAATCGTGCCTCACCTAGGACTCATAGCTATTATTCATCTTCCTCCTCAAGGAGAGATTCAGTACCATCCAAGTTGTCACCATCTAGGCGGAAACCGTACGAGTCCTCACCCTCCAGAAGAGCCAGACAGCCTTCTCCACAGAGGCCACGCAATAGGAGCCGGTCTCCTGCTTCTCCAGTCTACTCCAGGAGGAAGGCAGAGTCCCCAATAATACGGAGGGAGAGAAGCAGTGGCAATCGGAACTACTCCCCTTCCTCATATACTCGGAGAGGTGACCGAGAAAGGAGGCGTGATTCACCTCCACCTAGAGTTGCACGCAGGAGGAGTCCTTCACTTTCGAGGTCTAGATCTCAGTCTCCAATTGCTTCAAGAAGGCAACCCATGTCACCCAGAGGCAGAAGCCCAGCCAACAG CCATCAAAGGACCACCTCCTCTTCAAGAAGCTCAGCTTCAAAGAGAAGCCACTCACAGTCTAGGAACCAGACCAGACCTACACAAGAACAGAGCAGAAGATCCCCCGAGAGGGCGGTTGGGAAAGATGCACCATCTTGGAGGCGGAACAGGAGCAGAGAGCAAGAGGCATCACCGAAGAAGCCTGCGGAAAAGTTAACCACCTCTGCCGTACAGGCAGCAAGAGTCGGACGACCCTTGGAGCGGAAGTCACGATCTTCATCGTcctcttcatcctcttcctcctcctcttcctcctcctcttcatcatCTTCTAGTTCGTCATCGTCATCATCTGCAGGTTCCCCTTCTCCAAAACGCATAGCTCTTGAAAGCGGGTCTACCAAACCAAAGGTTACCCAAAGAAGCAGGTCTAGATCTACACCTTCACAAGCAGAGAGCAGAAAGGTACAAACCTCCTGTTCTCCGACACGTTCTGCAGCCAAGAGAGGGGACAACAGATCTCGTTCCAGATCCAGAAGTTTGTCAAGGGAGGTACAGTCAACATCCAAGCCTCACAAAGTCACAGCCAAACAGACTGCTATGTCAAACTTGCCAGAGGCAAAACAGTTGGATTCTCGAAGTCCTAGGAGCACCAGGCAAAAGAGTAGTCCGCCCCTTTCTCCCTCACCCTCTAGATCACATTCAAGAACTCCCACCAGATTTAGAGGACAGACTACAGTACCCTCCCCTCCAGCACATGGCAGTTCATCTCGTTCTACATCAAAGACCCCCAGTGTTTCACAGATGGTACCACATAGCCACTCGCGATCACCTGATAAGAGAGCTTCCAGCTCCAGATCAGTCACTCCACGATCAGGCCAAGTTCAGCGGGGCTTAGAAAGAGGAGACCAGGCTAAGTTGCATTTCACATCCCCTAAAAAAGCCTCTAAAAGTGAGACAAGTTGTAGACCGCCCTCTCAGAACCAGAACTTGGGATCTAGATCTCCTAGAGACTGTAGCCATTCTAAATCACCTGagagaagtgaaaacagcaaacaGCGTGGTTCCAAGATTAGTCCAAGTCCCAAGGGCCAAGTACCTTTGAACTTGTCACCTAGCAGTGGAAAAATTCCACCACAGACCCGCTCTCGATCAGCATCACGTTCCAGGAATGTTGCGCATGAAAAGGAGCTTGAGTCAAAAGATGGGACGCACAAAGATGACAACCAGCTAACCAAGACCCAGAGGAAACGCAGCGAGTCGTCATCTTCGTCATcatcctcgtcctcctcctcatcctcctcaaGTTCCGattccagcaccagcaagaccAG CCCACAGACTACAGCGGTAGCCATCCATCGGTATGAAGAGGGACGTAAGCAGAGATCATCCTCGTCATCATCTTCAGATTCTTCTTCATCGtcatcctcatcctcctcctcgtCCTCTTCTTCCTCATCTTCTGAGAGCGAAGAACCCACCGTGCCTCCGGCTAATGAAAGCCAAAAAAA AAGCCCAAGGAAACCTGCAGATTCTTTACGAGATTCACGGTCTCTTAGCTACTCTCCACCTTCGCATCGAAAACGGCCTATACCCGTTATAGCACCGTTCAG AGATCAGAGGTCACCAAGCCGCTCTcccagcaggaagaggcggaGAGACTCCTCAGAACGCAGGCATATGGACAGGAGGCAGAG GTCTCCCTAA